The Parvibaculaceae bacterium PLY_AMNH_Bact1 genome window below encodes:
- the purH gene encoding bifunctional phosphoribosylaminoimidazolecarboxamide formyltransferase/IMP cyclohydrolase (Derived by automated computational analysis using gene prediction method: Protein Homology. GO_function: GO:0003824 - catalytic activity [Evidence IEA]; GO_function: GO:0003937 - IMP cyclohydrolase activity [Evidence IEA]; GO_function: GO:0004643 - phosphoribosylaminoimidazolecarboxamide formyltransferase activity [Evidence IEA]; GO_process: GO:0006164 - purine nucleotide biosynthetic process [Evidence IEA]; GO_process: GO:0006189 - 'de novo' IMP biosynthetic process [Evidence IEA]), translating to MPADIQPVRRALLSVSDKTGLIDFARALHEAGVDLVSTGGTSKAIAEAGIPVKDVSDITNFPEMMDGRVKTLHPMVHGGLLAVRDDEGHVASMEEHGIGPIDLLAVNLYPFEETVAKGADYDTCVENIDIGGPAMIRAASKNHAYVNVIVDVADYDRVISEIQEKKGTSLKTRKALAQKAYARTAAYDAAISNWFANEIEEAAPAYRALGGTLKQTLRYGENPHQAASFYVTGENRPGVATATQLQGKELSYNNINDTDAAFELVGEFDPKIAPAVAIIKHANPCGVATSGSLAEAYRKALACDPVSAFGGIIALNQTLDGETAEEIAKIFTEVIIAPDADENARKIIGGKKNLRLLTTGGLPDARTPGLFVKTVAGGFLAQTRDNGVIDDLELKVVTKRAPSDQELADLKFAFRVCKHVKSNAIIYVKDGATVGIGAGQMSRVDSARIAARKAEDAAEAAGLAEPLTKGSAVASDAFFPFADGLLSAAEAGATCVIQPGGSMRDDEVIAAADEKGLAMVMTGMRHFRH from the coding sequence ATGCCCGCCGATATTCAGCCCGTCCGCCGCGCTCTTCTTTCTGTTTCCGATAAAACAGGCCTTATTGACTTCGCCCGTGCACTGCACGAGGCCGGTGTGGATCTTGTCTCTACCGGTGGCACATCAAAGGCCATCGCTGAGGCGGGCATTCCGGTGAAAGATGTCTCGGACATCACGAACTTCCCTGAAATGATGGATGGCCGGGTAAAAACTCTCCATCCGATGGTGCATGGCGGTCTTCTCGCAGTCCGTGACGACGAAGGCCACGTAGCCTCCATGGAGGAGCATGGTATCGGGCCCATCGATCTGCTGGCGGTCAATCTCTACCCGTTTGAAGAAACCGTCGCCAAAGGCGCCGACTATGATACCTGCGTGGAGAATATCGATATTGGCGGCCCTGCGATGATCCGGGCAGCCTCCAAAAACCACGCCTATGTAAATGTGATCGTCGACGTCGCCGACTATGACCGGGTGATCTCGGAAATTCAGGAGAAAAAGGGCACGAGCCTCAAAACGCGAAAAGCACTCGCACAAAAAGCCTATGCCCGCACCGCTGCTTATGACGCTGCCATCTCTAACTGGTTTGCAAACGAGATTGAAGAGGCTGCCCCGGCCTATCGTGCACTTGGCGGCACACTGAAGCAGACCCTGCGCTATGGCGAGAACCCGCATCAGGCCGCAAGCTTTTATGTGACCGGCGAAAACCGCCCAGGTGTTGCGACAGCCACCCAGCTACAGGGCAAAGAGCTTTCCTACAACAATATCAACGACACAGACGCGGCCTTTGAACTGGTCGGTGAGTTTGATCCAAAGATTGCACCTGCAGTTGCCATCATCAAACATGCCAACCCCTGTGGCGTGGCAACCTCCGGCAGCCTGGCAGAAGCCTACCGCAAGGCGCTTGCCTGTGACCCGGTCTCAGCCTTTGGCGGCATCATTGCCTTGAACCAGACCCTTGATGGGGAAACAGCGGAAGAAATCGCAAAAATCTTCACCGAAGTCATCATCGCACCGGACGCCGATGAGAACGCCCGCAAGATCATCGGTGGTAAGAAGAACTTACGCCTTCTAACAACTGGCGGTTTGCCGGACGCCCGCACACCAGGCCTCTTTGTGAAGACGGTTGCCGGCGGCTTCCTCGCACAGACCCGCGACAATGGCGTCATTGACGATCTGGAACTCAAAGTCGTTACAAAGCGCGCACCAAGTGACCAAGAGCTCGCTGATCTGAAGTTCGCCTTCCGCGTCTGCAAACATGTGAAGTCAAACGCCATCATCTATGTAAAAGACGGCGCGACCGTCGGCATCGGCGCAGGGCAAATGAGCCGCGTGGACAGTGCCCGCATCGCAGCGCGCAAAGCGGAAGACGCGGCAGAAGCAGCCGGTCTCGCAGAACCACTCACCAAGGGGTCCGCCGTTGCTTCCGACGCCTTCTTCCCCTTCGCTGACGGACTTCTCTCCGCCGCGGAAGCAGGCGCCACCTGCGTCATCCAACCAGGTGGGTCCATGCGTGATGATGAAGTAATTGCCGCCGCAGACGAAAAAGGTCTCGCCATGGTCATGACCGGCATGCGTCACTTCCGTCACTAA
- a CDS encoding NUDIX domain-containing protein (Derived by automated computational analysis using gene prediction method: Protein Homology. GO_function: GO:0016787 - hydrolase activity [Evidence IEA]), whose protein sequence is MDNVGLTHRIVVKAQIWRDGRLLIIKRSPDSDPYPGLWDVPGGSLHKGETIDQGLRRETSEEVDLALSHIRPLTTWSTGQQEDLVIGLSFLATSETDTVTLSEEHTDFAWIEPISVNDYDFPPNLAKEINWVIAKGWHLF, encoded by the coding sequence ATGGACAATGTCGGGCTCACCCATCGGATCGTCGTGAAGGCACAAATCTGGCGGGACGGCCGACTACTCATCATAAAGAGGTCACCCGATTCTGACCCCTATCCCGGTCTCTGGGATGTTCCTGGTGGAAGCCTGCATAAAGGCGAAACCATCGACCAGGGTCTAAGACGAGAGACTTCTGAGGAAGTTGATCTGGCCTTGTCGCACATTCGTCCTCTGACAACCTGGTCGACCGGTCAGCAGGAAGACCTGGTGATTGGTCTCTCCTTTCTGGCCACATCCGAAACAGACACGGTTACGCTATCAGAAGAACACACAGACTTTGCTTGGATCGAGCCGATCAGCGTCAACGACTACGACTTCCCACCCAATCTTGCCAAAGAGATCAACTGGGTCATCGCCAAAGGCTGGCATCTTTTCTGA
- a CDS encoding MFS transporter (Derived by automated computational analysis using gene prediction method: Protein Homology.), translated as MSDRQDEPVRVQVPGEASAQLLSAVGGEPADTRGQISWATFEWARNPYVILITIYIFAPYFSTHVVGDPVRGQAIWGNINAIGGFVIALLGPLLGAIADSGGRRKPWIISFVVIMGFATFSMWFALPMDGGIGILGAALLVIIANVAFEFSAVFHNSMLPYVAPHNKVAGLSGLGLALGNLSSLLILIFMLIAFMLPGVVDWSFVPEVAMFGLDVAAYENSRISGPIAALWMVLFSLPLILFTPDSAASGANAKDAVRNGLRSVVRTVKGLKHYQNVALYLFARMFYNDGKTAVLIFGGVYAAGVFQWGPLTLTIYGVVLSIFAVAGGFLGGWLDNTFGSRNAILISIGGTSLGLLLAVSMTPNEIFFVPYDAAGAAPIWSLPFFTTVPEMAYVSVVILIAIFITAAYANSRTMLARIAPPEKMSEFFGLYALSGTATAFLGPLLVGVATALSESQRVGFGAVLILLVGGMVLMLFVKEERAELAAEDRRD; from the coding sequence TTGAGTGACAGACAGGACGAACCGGTGCGAGTTCAGGTGCCGGGGGAAGCGAGTGCGCAACTTCTTTCGGCAGTTGGCGGCGAGCCGGCTGACACTAGAGGCCAAATCTCCTGGGCGACATTTGAATGGGCGCGTAACCCCTATGTGATCCTCATCACAATCTATATTTTTGCCCCCTATTTTTCGACCCATGTGGTGGGCGATCCTGTTCGCGGCCAGGCGATTTGGGGCAATATCAATGCCATTGGCGGTTTTGTCATCGCGTTGCTTGGACCTTTGCTTGGCGCGATTGCCGACAGTGGCGGGCGCCGGAAACCCTGGATCATCTCCTTTGTTGTGATCATGGGGTTTGCCACCTTTTCGATGTGGTTCGCGCTACCGATGGACGGGGGCATTGGCATTTTGGGGGCGGCGCTGCTCGTCATCATTGCGAATGTTGCGTTTGAGTTTTCAGCCGTCTTTCATAACTCAATGCTGCCTTACGTTGCGCCCCATAACAAAGTAGCTGGTCTGTCAGGTCTCGGCTTGGCGCTAGGAAACTTGAGCTCGCTCCTCATCCTCATATTCATGTTGATTGCCTTCATGTTGCCAGGCGTTGTGGACTGGAGTTTCGTACCTGAGGTTGCCATGTTTGGTCTGGATGTTGCGGCATATGAGAACAGCCGGATCTCGGGGCCGATTGCCGCCCTCTGGATGGTCCTGTTTTCGTTGCCACTCATACTTTTTACGCCGGACTCGGCAGCAAGCGGTGCGAACGCAAAAGATGCTGTGCGCAACGGGCTGCGGTCGGTTGTGCGCACGGTCAAAGGCTTGAAGCACTACCAGAATGTGGCGCTCTATCTTTTTGCTCGTATGTTTTACAATGACGGCAAGACGGCTGTCCTGATCTTTGGCGGTGTTTATGCAGCCGGTGTTTTCCAGTGGGGGCCGCTGACGCTCACTATTTACGGTGTGGTTCTCTCGATCTTTGCGGTCGCGGGGGGCTTCCTGGGAGGTTGGCTCGACAATACGTTTGGCTCACGCAATGCGATCCTTATTTCCATTGGGGGGACATCGCTCGGTCTCCTGTTGGCTGTTTCCATGACGCCCAACGAAATTTTCTTTGTGCCCTATGATGCGGCGGGGGCGGCGCCGATCTGGTCCCTGCCGTTCTTCACCACGGTGCCTGAGATGGCCTATGTGAGCGTGGTGATCTTGATCGCAATCTTCATCACCGCCGCGTATGCGAACAGCCGCACCATGCTGGCGCGAATTGCGCCGCCGGAAAAGATGTCGGAGTTTTTTGGGCTCTATGCTTTGTCTGGAACAGCGACGGCATTTCTGGGCCCGCTGCTAGTGGGGGTCGCCACCGCACTCTCGGAAAGCCAGCGGGTTGGCTTTGGCGCGGTGCTCATTCTATTGGTGGGCGGCATGGTGCTGATGCTCTTTGTCAAAGAAGAGCGGGCGGAACTTGCAGCCGAGGACCGACGAGATTAG
- a CDS encoding MFS transporter (Derived by automated computational analysis using gene prediction method: Protein Homology.), producing MGTEVVGERSAVGGPVASRAGQFSWAFFDWANQPYFTLITTFIFAPYFAAGFVGDPVLGQVLWGYTQSIAGLAIAIGSPLLGAVADQTGSRKPWLGFFSIIFVIGSVLLWAALPGAPDGPAFVMAAVVCAALGMEFALVFYNAMLPTLVPARRMGALSGFGWGVGYVGGLGALFFVLMFLVADAQSGVTMIGIEPLFGLDPVMREAERFTGPLAALWYTLFSLPMFLLTPDSPRTPVKASAAVRAGLAQLKATFLKLRSYKNIGLFLVARMTYYDGLSAIFAFGGIYAAGTFGWEIQTLGIFGIVLSIFAALGAFLGGWMDDRFGSKRTILVSVAGLVLGTLASVSITADTIFFFFSVPPPVPGAGPFMSVGEQVYMAAGVLIGISGGPAQAASRTFMARLAPSDMMTEFFGLYALSGKATSFVAPFVIALATAAANSQRAGLFVVVAFLLVGFVLLLPVREERMSA from the coding sequence TTGGGGACAGAAGTGGTCGGAGAGCGGAGCGCTGTGGGCGGGCCGGTAGCATCGCGGGCTGGGCAGTTCAGCTGGGCCTTTTTTGATTGGGCGAACCAGCCCTATTTTACGCTGATCACGACGTTCATTTTCGCCCCCTATTTTGCCGCAGGGTTTGTGGGCGACCCTGTCCTGGGTCAGGTGCTTTGGGGCTACACACAATCTATTGCGGGTTTGGCCATTGCCATCGGGTCTCCACTCCTTGGGGCGGTTGCTGATCAAACGGGTTCGCGCAAACCCTGGCTTGGTTTCTTTTCTATCATCTTTGTTATTGGTTCTGTCCTTTTGTGGGCAGCGCTTCCGGGTGCCCCGGATGGCCCTGCCTTTGTGATGGCGGCGGTTGTGTGTGCGGCGCTCGGCATGGAATTCGCGCTCGTCTTCTATAATGCAATGCTGCCAACACTGGTCCCTGCAAGGCGGATGGGTGCGCTTTCCGGATTTGGTTGGGGCGTTGGATATGTCGGTGGCCTTGGCGCCTTGTTCTTCGTGCTCATGTTCCTTGTGGCTGATGCGCAGAGTGGTGTCACCATGATTGGCATAGAACCACTCTTCGGACTTGATCCTGTGATGCGGGAAGCTGAACGATTTACCGGACCGCTTGCGGCGCTCTGGTACACGCTCTTTTCTCTGCCGATGTTTTTGCTCACACCGGATAGTCCGCGGACACCGGTTAAGGCGAGTGCGGCGGTTAGAGCGGGACTGGCGCAACTCAAAGCGACCTTTCTAAAACTTCGTTCGTATAAAAATATTGGCCTCTTTCTTGTGGCACGGATGACCTACTATGACGGCTTGTCCGCCATCTTTGCTTTTGGCGGGATCTACGCAGCGGGGACCTTCGGCTGGGAGATTCAGACGCTTGGTATTTTTGGCATTGTGCTTTCAATCTTTGCGGCGCTCGGTGCCTTCCTCGGTGGATGGATGGATGACCGTTTTGGATCAAAGCGAACCATCCTTGTTTCTGTTGCGGGACTTGTGCTGGGAACACTGGCGTCCGTATCTATCACCGCTGACACGATCTTTTTCTTCTTCTCTGTGCCGCCCCCCGTGCCAGGTGCTGGCCCTTTCATGAGTGTGGGGGAACAGGTCTATATGGCTGCAGGGGTTCTGATCGGGATCAGTGGTGGCCCGGCCCAGGCGGCCAGCCGGACATTCATGGCACGGCTTGCGCCGAGTGACATGATGACGGAGTTTTTTGGGCTCTATGCACTCTCGGGAAAGGCCACGAGTTTTGTTGCGCCTTTTGTGATCGCATTAGCAACGGCGGCGGCGAACAGTCAGCGCGCCGGTCTTTTTGTTGTTGTAGCTTTTCTGCTGGTGGGCTTTGTTTTGCTTCTGCCCGTGCGGGAAGAACGCATGTCAGCCTAA
- a CDS encoding D-2-hydroxyacid dehydrogenase (Derived by automated computational analysis using gene prediction method: Protein Homology.), translating into MEILLSADGAEALGTRFSSIEGITPILFQRDGSLTRNGVAVTRDEVSPKGAWLSLDVLITKRVFDYVDHLLNLPSLEWIQSTAAGFDNPLFVELAKKGIRLTNSDAQSIAIAEFVLGSVLVEFQNPTARLHNQSAKQWKGVDFREIAGTTWMIVGIGNIGNETAKRARAFDAHIIGVKRTGESPEAHETIRPAEMKARLPECDVVVFTSPLNNETHHMGNVDFFSSMKGGATFINIGRGGLVNEAELLAALDKGTPGVAILDVFETEPLPETSPLWEHPNVRVTPHSSPKSNGTPLRAQELFLENLRAFLKAAPLRNEVAATTIIGSAA; encoded by the coding sequence ATGGAGATTCTACTATCAGCAGACGGCGCAGAGGCACTGGGAACAAGGTTTTCATCAATTGAAGGCATCACACCCATCCTCTTTCAGCGCGATGGGTCGCTTACCCGCAATGGCGTGGCAGTCACGCGGGACGAGGTCAGCCCAAAAGGTGCCTGGCTGAGCCTTGATGTTCTCATCACCAAGCGGGTCTTCGATTATGTTGATCATCTCCTGAACCTGCCGTCCCTTGAATGGATTCAGTCCACAGCCGCAGGCTTTGACAACCCTCTCTTTGTCGAATTGGCAAAGAAAGGCATCCGCCTCACCAACTCAGATGCACAATCCATCGCGATCGCAGAGTTTGTTTTGGGCTCAGTTCTAGTCGAGTTTCAAAACCCCACGGCCCGTCTTCACAATCAATCAGCGAAACAATGGAAAGGGGTCGACTTTCGCGAAATCGCCGGAACCACCTGGATGATTGTCGGCATTGGCAATATCGGCAACGAAACCGCAAAACGCGCCCGCGCGTTTGACGCCCATATCATCGGCGTCAAACGCACCGGTGAAAGCCCAGAAGCCCACGAAACCATCCGCCCCGCTGAAATGAAAGCACGGCTACCCGAATGTGATGTCGTGGTCTTCACAAGTCCGTTGAACAACGAAACCCACCATATGGGGAATGTAGATTTCTTTTCCTCCATGAAAGGAGGCGCAACGTTCATCAACATCGGCCGCGGCGGACTGGTAAATGAGGCAGAACTGCTTGCGGCACTCGATAAGGGAACGCCAGGCGTTGCTATTCTGGATGTTTTTGAAACGGAGCCCCTGCCAGAGACAAGCCCTCTTTGGGAACATCCAAATGTTCGTGTGACACCGCACTCCTCGCCGAAGTCAAACGGCACGCCGCTGAGAGCTCAAGAGCTCTTCCTGGAAAACCTTCGCGCCTTCCTAAAAGCAGCGCCCCTTCGCAACGAAGTAGCGGCCACAACGATTATTGGATCGGCGGCTTAA
- a CDS encoding LysR family transcriptional regulator (Derived by automated computational analysis using gene prediction method: Protein Homology.) produces MNWDDLRLFLAAADAGSMRAAAKVLRVSHTTISRRIESLESDFETRLFERRSDGFELTPAGVALLPVAQSMENNLLGVERQVRGADKELAGTLMVTLPDMFAMYLMGPILFEFMEAYPSIDLEVNESWSVFDLSKREADVAIRFTNNPPEHLIGRQLGIFHEAAYGTEAYLREHGPLETSQTARWVGYGEAAHRERWVASSAFPHLPTVGRFDHVPMQVEAVKAGFGIGLMPCFAGDAVPEFVRLTDPSPRLDVWLLSHRDLRATARVSAFRQFVIERRGYLKTRLDGTLKPPIQ; encoded by the coding sequence ATGAACTGGGATGATTTACGACTATTCCTGGCGGCGGCAGATGCCGGATCCATGCGTGCTGCGGCGAAGGTTCTTCGAGTGAGCCACACAACGATCTCGCGCCGGATTGAGTCTCTGGAATCTGATTTTGAAACGCGCCTGTTTGAGCGCCGCAGTGACGGGTTTGAACTGACACCGGCGGGCGTGGCACTTCTGCCTGTGGCGCAATCGATGGAAAACAATCTCCTTGGTGTTGAGCGCCAGGTGAGAGGTGCCGATAAGGAGCTAGCGGGGACTCTTATGGTCACGCTGCCGGACATGTTCGCCATGTACTTGATGGGCCCGATCCTGTTTGAGTTTATGGAGGCTTATCCGTCGATCGATCTGGAAGTGAATGAGAGCTGGAGCGTTTTTGATCTTTCCAAACGGGAAGCCGATGTTGCCATTCGGTTCACGAACAATCCGCCGGAACATCTTATTGGTCGACAGCTTGGCATCTTTCACGAAGCTGCCTATGGGACCGAGGCCTATCTGAGAGAGCACGGGCCGCTCGAGACAAGTCAAACGGCTCGCTGGGTTGGCTATGGTGAAGCAGCACACCGCGAACGTTGGGTGGCTTCGAGTGCGTTCCCCCATCTGCCGACAGTCGGACGGTTCGATCATGTGCCCATGCAGGTTGAAGCCGTGAAGGCGGGCTTTGGCATTGGTCTCATGCCCTGTTTTGCCGGGGACGCGGTGCCGGAGTTTGTCCGTCTCACAGATCCTTCACCGCGCTTGGACGTGTGGTTGCTGTCGCACAGAGACCTGCGTGCGACAGCAAGGGTGAGTGCGTTTCGTCAATTTGTCATAGAGCGCAGGGGTTACCTTAAGACACGACTTGATGGGACGCTTAAGCCGCCGATCCAATAA